Genomic segment of Apium graveolens cultivar Ventura chromosome 7, ASM990537v1, whole genome shotgun sequence:
TTTGGCAGAATATGATATGTCGATTTGGAATCCCACGCATCCTGATTACGGATAATGGGCGACAGTTTGACAACGAAGAGTTCAAGGAGTATTGTAATGATAACAATATAGAACTTCAATTTACTTCAGTTGCCCATCCCCAAGCAAATAGGCAAGAGGAAGTCGCTAATCGAAACATCCttgatggactaaaaaagagggtTGAACGCTCGAGAAACACTTGGATGGATGAGCTGCTACCTATACTCTGGGTATATCGTACTACTTGCAAAGTTACAACTGAAGCCACCCCGTTCATGTTGACCTACGGAGCCGAGGCAGTAGTGCCCCTTGAGATCACCCACGGATCACCGAGGGTCAAAGTATATGAACCTGAAACTAatgaagaaggcatgaggctTGCTCTCGATCTCATCGATGAGGTCCGAGATGAAGCCAACGGCCGTAATGCAGAGCATTAGTGCAAAGCTTCCCTCTATTACAAAGGAGAGTTAAAGAGAGGTTCTTCCAGCAAGGAGACTTGGTTTTGAGGAAGATTGAGGCATCAGGACCTTTGGACGGTGCCTTCCCATTTGGACTTTCTCGAGCATGAGCTTTCCCTTTGGCTTTTTAACGAACATGCGCCTTCCCCCTGGAGCCATAGCGGCTTGAGCTAGAGCCGGAGTATTGAGGAGCCACGATTGGCCTTGAGTCAGTTACTTGAGCGTCCACGGTAGTGTCAGATGAAACCTAAGGACTAGGGAAGTATTCTGGCTGAAAAATGTCAGGATAAACACCATGGACCTTAGTAACCGCCAAATTTCAACCAAATGGCTTGTTCACCGAACACATCTCATCATCATGTTGATCCATCAGCTGAAGGAAATTATTTGTCTGGTGTTAGAGATTAACCATCGTATCCCACTCAATCTTCTTCCTCATCGCGAGGCTGTCATACTGCTTTTGGAGCGCAGCTTTGCTGTCCTCAGCTACCACAACCCTTGACTCCCACTCATTGGAATTTTTCTCCCACTTGTTCTTTGCTTTCTCCAAGGTAATTTTATGTGTCATCAGATTGCGCCCTTGAAGAGCTAAGGCGTTAAAATATGCATTGGCCTGAAAGAGGGTGGGCAAGCGTCGAGGAGTTAGTGAAGTCGATTGAACTAATTAGATTAAGCTCAAGAAGAGCCCAAAAATAGACTAGaaaagtttaaacctgttaatTTAGCATACCTGATATAAGGCATGAGCCCCCACCATATCTGCCTTCAGAAGCTTGTCAGGGGTGGTGACCTTGATCAGGTTAAGAGTTGTGATAGCACACATAGACCAGTCTAGAGCGAGCTCTGGACTCCCGATCACAGAGTCTTGGACACATATCCTCCAACTGGGCTCAAAATGGGGTCTTGTTGTTCCCATCAGAACCCATCAAGAAAGCGGGAACCTTAGGAGGAAGATGGCTTGCTTCCTTAGCAGCTTGATTGATCATTCTCTATGCGGGCTTGATCCCTTTTTTGGCAGCCTTTGCGTCGAAGGCATCAACAACTGATACAAAATAAGAAAAACATTGGTATAAAAACAAACTTGTTCAAGACTGAAGAATGAATAAGTAAAATACCCTCAAGTAAAAGACCGTTAAGTCCAGCTTCGACTAGCGCTCTCTCGGTCACAACGTGTCGTAGATGAGTCCGGCTCTTGTCACTCATAAAAGCATCTCGGGCATAATACTCAGGAATAGTAAGTTTTAAAATATGATTGGGATGATCAATTACATTGCCAAAGCTAGGCACGATGATATCTTCCTAGTCACTATCTTATAGTTCAAGAATAAAGAATTTCTTATTACAGCCATGATAAGAGTCGGGAAGGAAAAGTGAGTTAACAATGTTGTCTACTTCGGGTCTATGATTGATTTAAACCCATCCATCACTCGCCAAGGGAGAGTTCTTGAGAAAAAAAAATACTCCTAAAGATGGTAGTGCTTAAAGGAATTCCCAACTGATGGCATCTCACTATGAACACAATAATCAAAGCCCATGCATTTGGGTAGAGTTGGCAAGGATGAGCTCTTATCTCTGAAAGCAGCTCCATAATAAAAGGATGAATGGGAAACCTTAGTCCCGCAAGGTTAGAGCTCCTGAATACACATAAGCGAGTAGGACTCCAGTGACAAGTTCAGCCGTTATTACGAGCAATATGAACTTTCATCCCTCGAGAGAAGCTATATGTTTGTTTGATGTGCCCGAACTCCTTCTTGAGTTCACTAACATGGCTAAAAGCATCAAGATTAACACTGAATGGAAACTCCTCGGCCAAGTCTTGAGAACATATTCGACGAACTAAAAGCTGCTGAACAAGGTCTCAAAGACATAGAATAGTTAAGTAGCATACCTCGTTATGACTATGCCTTTGATCGACGAGCAAGCATCTCAGACACGGAGGGAGAAGGGTCGTTGTTCCCACCATCATTCCCGCCGTTGCCATCATGGGAAGGGTCGCTGTGTCCTTCATACATCTTCAATAAGAGCTTAAGTAAAGCTTGAAAAACTTGAAGAAGATAGAGCTAgagagaatttgagaagttgGGAAATAAGAAGTGAATGAAAATGAATGTTTTTCCCCTCCTTTTATAAGAAAAAGGGCACCTGCTAAAGCAGGTCACCACTCAGGTTGATTCGCGTTTGTAGGTTCCTTATAGGTTAAATGCCTACAGACGACTAAAACTACCCAAAGAAAATAGAAAAAACGTCTAACTAACGAATAAAAGCTCCGATAGGGTAAAATCCAAGGGAGCAGTAGCTGAATTCACGAAGACACTCCAAAGAACGCTTAATTAAAG
This window contains:
- the LOC141674832 gene encoding uncharacterized protein LOC141674832; amino-acid sequence: MNNEAEHEALIAELGFAGAVRARSSKICGDSRLVVAKVNGEFESKDNSMAKYLRNMICRFGIPRILITDNGRQFDNEEFKEYCNDNNIELQFTSVAHPQANRQEEVANRNILDGLKKRVERSRNTWMDELLPILWVYRTTCKVTTEATPFMLTYGAEAVVPLEITHGSPRVKVYEPETNEEGMRLALDLIDEVRDEANGRNAEH